In candidate division KSB1 bacterium, one DNA window encodes the following:
- a CDS encoding KH domain-containing protein, whose product MKEFVEFIVKHLVDKPGEVVVTEVDGQHTVVFELRVGQGDMGKVIGKHGQTAKSLRTLLAAASAKTGKRAVLEILE is encoded by the coding sequence ATGAAGGAGTTTGTCGAGTTCATTGTCAAGCATCTGGTGGACAAGCCCGGCGAAGTCGTGGTCACCGAAGTGGATGGCCAGCACACCGTCGTTTTTGAGCTGCGCGTCGGGCAGGGTGATATGGGGAAGGTGATCGGCAAGCATGGGCAGACCGCCAAGTCCTTGCGCACCCTGCTGGCTGCTGCCTCGGCGAAAACCGGCAAACGGGCGGTATTGGAAATCCTCGAATGA
- the rplS gene encoding 50S ribosomal protein L19, with translation MNLINALTAQQLRNDHPDFSPGDTVAVHHKVVEGDKERIQTFEGVVIQRRGHGINETFTVRKVSEGVGVERIFPLHSPNIERIDHVRRGKVRRARLYYLRELKGRAARIEEKR, from the coding sequence ATGAACCTTATCAATGCCCTGACGGCACAGCAACTACGCAACGATCATCCGGATTTCAGCCCGGGCGACACGGTGGCTGTGCACCACAAAGTGGTGGAAGGTGACAAAGAGCGCATTCAAACGTTTGAAGGTGTGGTTATTCAACGACGTGGCCACGGCATAAACGAGACCTTCACGGTGCGCAAGGTTTCAGAGGGTGTCGGTGTGGAACGTATTTTCCCCCTGCACTCCCCCAACATTGAGCGAATTGATCATGTGCGCCGCGGCAAGGTGCGGCGTGCGCGTCTTTATTATTTGCGTGAACTCAAGGGACGAGCAGCGCGCATTGAAGAAAAAAGGTAA
- the rpsP gene encoding 30S ribosomal protein S16, with amino-acid sequence MAVRLRLNRMGKKKQPIYGIIAIDSRAARDGKYLEKIGIYNPRVEPEAVTVNEERALYWLNVGAQPTDTVRNIFSRRGIMLKWHLKRRGADDAKINEELKKWEALQAEKRQRLELARLQKKSRKKTESEAAPPAETPGNAESNS; translated from the coding sequence TTGGCCGTTCGTCTTCGCCTGAACCGGATGGGCAAGAAGAAACAACCGATTTACGGCATCATTGCCATTGACTCCCGCGCCGCGCGCGATGGCAAATATTTGGAGAAAATCGGCATCTACAATCCCCGCGTCGAGCCGGAGGCGGTGACCGTCAACGAAGAGCGTGCGCTGTACTGGCTCAACGTCGGGGCGCAGCCGACGGACACTGTGCGCAACATTTTCAGCCGGCGCGGCATCATGTTGAAATGGCATCTCAAGCGCCGCGGCGCGGATGACGCCAAAATCAACGAAGAGCTCAAGAAGTGGGAAGCATTGCAGGCTGAGAAGCGTCAGCGGCTGGAACTGGCGCGGCTCCAAAAAAAGAGCAGGAAAAAGACCGAAAGCGAAGCCGCGCCGCCTGCCGAGACGCCGGGCAACGCGGAAAGCAATTCCTGA
- the rimM gene encoding ribosome maturation factor RimM (Essential for efficient processing of 16S rRNA) gives MADVKHVTIGVIVRPHGLHGMVKVLPETDDPERFRRLAAVELRLQGRSLGTFRLERVIVESRGVRIKFHQFDSLAAVEPLRGAEIVIAREACLPTREHEYYAFELLGLPVYTSAGRLVGTLSDIVPYPANDVWVVRDAERREWLIPAISSVIKSVELAVPRIVIEPLEGLLDDSTRLP, from the coding sequence ATGGCGGATGTCAAGCATGTCACGATTGGCGTGATCGTGCGCCCTCACGGCTTGCACGGCATGGTCAAGGTCCTGCCCGAGACCGATGATCCGGAGCGCTTTCGCCGCCTGGCTGCCGTGGAATTGCGGCTGCAGGGACGATCGTTGGGGACATTCCGGCTGGAGCGGGTCATCGTGGAGAGCCGCGGCGTGCGCATTAAATTTCACCAATTCGACTCGCTTGCGGCGGTCGAGCCTCTGCGGGGTGCGGAAATCGTCATTGCGCGTGAAGCCTGTCTGCCCACCCGCGAACACGAATACTACGCGTTCGAATTGCTGGGCCTGCCGGTTTACACCAGTGCCGGCCGGTTGGTGGGCACGCTCAGTGACATTGTGCCCTATCCTGCCAATGATGTCTGGGTCGTGCGTGATGCCGAGCGCCGGGAATGGCTGATCCCCGCCATCAGCTCCGTGATCAAGAGTGTCGAACTGGCGGTGCCGCGCATCGTGATCGAGCCCCTGGAAGGCTTGCTCGACGATTCCACCCGTTTGCCTTGA
- the trmD gene encoding tRNA (guanosine(37)-N1)-methyltransferase TrmD, which yields MQIHVVTGFPKLFSGPLTESIIKRARERKVVEILIHDLRDYTTDKHRTIDDYPYGGGPGMILKPEPIFACLDHLRAHYKLSGAPIILMSPQGERFTQRRANELARLPVMVFICGHYKGVDERVREHLATEELSIGDYIVTGGELPAMVVIDAVIRLLPGVLGDWDSASGDSFQQDLLDYPHYTRPEEFRGLRVPEVLISGHHAKIAEWRKSMAEARTRERRADLLKSK from the coding sequence ATGCAGATTCACGTTGTTACCGGCTTCCCGAAGCTCTTCAGCGGCCCGCTGACCGAGAGCATCATCAAGCGCGCCCGCGAGCGCAAGGTGGTCGAGATTCTGATCCACGATCTGCGCGATTACACCACCGACAAGCATCGCACCATCGACGATTATCCCTACGGCGGCGGTCCGGGCATGATCTTGAAGCCGGAGCCGATCTTCGCCTGTCTCGATCATCTGCGCGCGCATTACAAGCTGAGCGGTGCGCCGATCATCCTGATGTCGCCGCAGGGCGAACGCTTTACCCAACGGCGTGCGAATGAGCTGGCCAGACTGCCGGTGATGGTGTTTATTTGCGGCCATTACAAGGGTGTCGATGAGCGGGTGCGGGAGCATCTGGCCACCGAGGAGCTCTCAATTGGCGATTACATCGTCACCGGCGGCGAACTGCCGGCGATGGTGGTTATCGACGCGGTAATTCGCCTGCTGCCCGGCGTGTTGGGCGATTGGGACTCGGCGAGCGGAGATTCCTTTCAGCAGGATTTGCTCGATTATCCGCATTATACCCGGCCGGAAGAGTTTCGCGGCCTGCGCGTGCCGGAGGTGCTGATTTCCGGACATCATGCCAAAATCGCCGAGTGGAGAAAAAGCATGGCGGAAGCCCGCACGCGCGAGCGCAGAGCGGATTTGTTGAAATCAAAATGA
- a CDS encoding T9SS type A sorting domain-containing protein — protein sequence MLCNKIFRWCSVFALLAAAAGVRADYKVTGRFLYQDLEFDRKGFTGVRPDKPIRLADVLILDTSTNSVVARGATDLNGEFSITVNDNAIRTIAVVVVANSQNTPGLHQAVMVMTSTSRNGTTPHAFEGAVSPNHNPTQDFDMGTAVARYRAGGEPFNIYDNMLDNADFLKAIDGARPQAPIKTIVNFDIKRTDDFAYYSAGAGPGGGVFLGPKYGYDDTIILHELGHYVERNYGDFDDNPGGRHFIGDSAQDPRLSWGEGWPTFWASHVRLWRGDKNPSVYLNSLGDSTRNRLSFSYDLEDREGEGASSENAVQSALWDMTDGPDTPDATHGIDDEPGYAMTRPFAETWFVTSFLMSTLTEPQSFEDFVDAWNAGITNPQSVTLNEMLYRNHNIQFFPDEFEDDNTLDRAVRLSYAQVGGGVATHHTHFPEGDEDWLVFDAFASVKYMVSTSTMRDGADTYLSLHTADGFVLADNDNVGNPTPGENNAFELLRSSIQYQPAKNGPLYIRCRRSTANRNAKFGNYDLRVLAVEVGPEAPNLQVSPTSVVVSVRQGEERERLLFLTNTGTADTLVYELEEQQRDLRVFDFPWLAVAPLRGRLSPGKSDTIKVKLTSAAANLGQNVARLEIRSNDPDNSARPVAVVLNVTQATAVAEEQAAAALPLAFALQQNYPNPLLLSQENGAPAITRIDFDIPAQAAGGVAVTLRVYDILGREVRTLVQEVKQPGRFTAIWDGRDQDGAWVRNGVYFYKISAGNFSTVRKLMVVR from the coding sequence ATGCTTTGCAACAAGATTTTTCGGTGGTGCAGTGTCTTCGCGCTGTTGGCAGCCGCGGCTGGCGTGCGTGCCGATTACAAGGTGACCGGCCGCTTCCTGTATCAGGATCTCGAATTCGACCGCAAGGGCTTCACCGGGGTACGGCCCGATAAGCCGATCCGCTTGGCGGACGTTTTGATTCTCGACACCAGCACCAACTCCGTGGTGGCGCGGGGTGCGACCGATCTCAATGGTGAATTCAGTATCACGGTGAATGACAACGCCATTCGCACCATCGCGGTGGTGGTGGTCGCCAACAGTCAGAACACACCGGGCTTGCATCAAGCGGTGATGGTGATGACCAGCACCAGCCGCAACGGCACCACCCCGCATGCGTTTGAAGGCGCCGTTTCGCCCAATCACAACCCCACGCAGGATTTCGACATGGGGACGGCGGTGGCACGGTATCGCGCCGGCGGCGAGCCGTTCAACATCTATGACAACATGCTGGACAATGCCGATTTCCTCAAGGCCATCGATGGCGCCCGGCCGCAGGCACCGATCAAGACCATCGTCAATTTTGACATCAAGCGGACGGATGATTTTGCTTATTACAGTGCCGGTGCCGGTCCGGGCGGGGGTGTTTTCCTGGGGCCCAAATACGGCTATGATGACACCATCATCCTGCATGAGCTGGGCCATTATGTCGAGCGCAACTACGGCGATTTCGACGATAACCCTGGCGGCCGTCATTTCATTGGCGACAGTGCGCAAGATCCGCGCCTCTCCTGGGGCGAAGGCTGGCCGACCTTCTGGGCTTCGCATGTGCGGCTGTGGCGCGGCGACAAGAACCCGAGTGTCTATCTCAACTCACTGGGTGATTCCACCCGCAATCGCCTCAGCTTCTCGTATGATCTCGAAGACCGCGAGGGGGAAGGTGCCTCCTCCGAGAATGCGGTGCAATCCGCCTTATGGGACATGACCGACGGCCCCGACACGCCCGATGCCACGCACGGTATCGATGACGAGCCGGGCTACGCCATGACGCGCCCCTTTGCAGAGACGTGGTTCGTCACTTCCTTCCTGATGTCAACCCTCACCGAACCGCAGTCGTTCGAAGACTTTGTTGACGCCTGGAATGCCGGCATCACCAACCCGCAAAGTGTCACGCTCAATGAAATGCTGTACCGCAATCACAACATACAATTCTTCCCGGACGAATTTGAAGATGACAACACGCTCGACCGGGCGGTACGGCTTTCTTATGCGCAGGTCGGCGGCGGCGTGGCGACGCATCACACCCATTTCCCCGAGGGAGATGAAGACTGGCTGGTGTTCGATGCCTTTGCCAGCGTAAAGTACATGGTCAGCACCAGCACCATGCGCGACGGCGCGGATACGTATCTCAGTTTGCATACGGCCGACGGCTTTGTCCTGGCGGACAATGACAATGTCGGCAACCCCACGCCCGGCGAGAACAATGCGTTCGAGCTGTTGCGTTCGTCGATTCAGTATCAGCCGGCGAAAAATGGACCGCTTTACATACGCTGCCGCCGCAGTACGGCCAACCGCAATGCCAAATTCGGAAACTACGATCTCCGGGTTTTGGCGGTCGAGGTGGGACCGGAGGCACCAAACCTGCAGGTTTCGCCTACTTCCGTGGTGGTGTCTGTGCGCCAGGGGGAAGAGCGCGAGCGCTTGTTGTTCCTCACCAACACCGGCACGGCCGACACGCTGGTTTACGAGTTGGAAGAACAGCAGCGTGACCTGCGCGTCTTCGATTTTCCCTGGCTGGCCGTCGCGCCGCTCCGTGGCCGCCTGAGTCCGGGGAAGAGCGACACCATCAAGGTGAAATTGACCAGCGCCGCGGCCAATCTCGGGCAAAACGTCGCGCGCCTGGAGATCAGAAGCAACGACCCGGACAATTCGGCGCGGCCGGTTGCCGTGGTGTTGAATGTCACGCAAGCCACGGCTGTGGCGGAAGAGCAGGCGGCTGCTGCATTGCCGCTCGCGTTTGCTTTGCAGCAGAATTACCCCAATCCGTTGCTGCTGTCGCAGGAAAACGGTGCACCCGCCATAACCCGCATCGACTTTGACATTCCGGCGCAGGCCGCCGGCGGGGTGGCGGTGACCTTGCGCGTTTATGACATCCTCGGCCGGGAAGTGCGAACACTGGTGCAGGAAGTTAAACAGCCCGGTCGTTTCACGGCGATCTGGGATGGTCGTGATCAGGACGGCGCATGGGTGCGCAACGGCGTTTACTTCTACAAAATCAGTGCGGGTAATTTTTCCACCGTGCGCAAGCTGATGGTGGTCCGCTGA
- the ugpC gene encoding sn-glycerol-3-phosphate ABC transporter ATP-binding protein UgpC has product MARVELREVSKVYDKGVIAVNRANISIADREFVVLVGPSGCGKSTTLRMIAGLEEVSSGEIYIDDRLVNDVPPKDRDIAMVFQNYALYPHMTVFENMAFGLKLRKYPKAEIEARVKEAARILGIEQLLDRKPKALSGGQRQRVAVGRAIVRKPKVFLFDEPLSNLDAKLRVQTRIEISKLHSRLETTMVYVTHDQVEAMTMGDRIVVMKDGVVQQMDTPLNLYHYPANKFVAGFIGSPAMNFICGRVVRNGGLRFQSERLAFAIPAHFAPSLDNHVGEEVVFGIRPEDIHLAGDVAGLQETADVPGVVEVVEPMGSEIFLYVNLGATTLVARINSRTEPPIGSQLPLTFDMSKSHFFSAQTEESLRPA; this is encoded by the coding sequence ATGGCCCGTGTTGAATTACGCGAGGTGAGCAAGGTTTATGACAAGGGCGTAATCGCCGTCAATCGTGCGAATATTTCCATTGCAGACAGGGAATTTGTCGTTCTGGTCGGACCATCGGGATGCGGTAAATCAACGACCCTGCGCATGATCGCCGGCCTGGAGGAAGTGTCCAGCGGAGAGATTTATATTGACGACCGCCTGGTCAACGATGTCCCTCCCAAAGACCGTGATATTGCCATGGTCTTTCAAAACTACGCGCTCTATCCACACATGACCGTTTTCGAAAACATGGCGTTCGGATTGAAGTTGCGCAAGTATCCCAAGGCGGAAATCGAAGCGCGCGTGAAGGAAGCAGCCAGGATTCTCGGAATCGAGCAACTCCTGGATCGCAAACCCAAGGCGCTGTCCGGGGGGCAACGGCAACGAGTGGCGGTCGGCCGTGCGATTGTGCGCAAGCCCAAGGTTTTTCTGTTCGACGAACCGCTCTCGAATCTCGATGCCAAGCTGCGTGTGCAGACGCGCATCGAAATCTCCAAACTGCACAGCCGGCTGGAAACGACCATGGTTTATGTGACGCATGACCAAGTCGAAGCCATGACCATGGGCGATCGCATCGTGGTGATGAAGGACGGTGTGGTGCAACAGATGGACACGCCGTTGAACCTGTACCACTACCCGGCGAATAAATTCGTGGCGGGTTTCATCGGATCGCCGGCGATGAATTTCATCTGCGGCAGGGTGGTGCGCAACGGTGGGTTGAGATTTCAGAGCGAGCGCTTGGCGTTTGCGATTCCGGCGCATTTTGCGCCTTCGCTGGACAACCATGTGGGGGAGGAAGTGGTCTTTGGCATCCGCCCGGAGGATATTCATCTGGCCGGCGACGTTGCCGGTCTGCAGGAGACCGCGGATGTCCCCGGCGTGGTTGAAGTCGTCGAGCCGATGGGCAGTGAAATCTTCTTGTATGTCAATCTTGGCGCGACAACTCTGGTTGCTCGCATCAACTCCCGCACGGAGCCCCCAATTGGCAGCCAGTTGCCCCTCACGTTTGACATGAGCAAATCCCACTTCTTCAGCGCTCAAACCGAAGAGAGCCTGCGGCCTGCTTAA
- the ffh gene encoding signal recognition particle protein — protein sequence MFQQLAGHFEELFKKLKGHGKLTAENIAETSREVRRILLEADVHFQVARNFVEAVEKKAVGAEVLTSITPAQQMIKIVHEQLTLLLGGNDTPMRESSIPPTVIMVVGLQGTGKTTFCGKLAKFLKAKGCRPLLVAADLQRPAAIEQLRLVAEAAGAGFFSRPNSTPLEVCKAAITEARQRLLDIAILDTAGRLHVDDELMQELVIIKKNLKPHEILFVADGMTGQDAVNTAQAFLQRLDFTGVVLTKMDGDARGGAALSIKAITNKPIKFISTGEKLDALEKFHPERIASRILGRGDIITLVEKAQQAVDQEKMRRMEEKLRRAEFTLEDFYDQLQSIKKMGPLSQLVGMIPGLGGRLPRDMEIDDKALVRVEAIIQSMTPQERQRPQILNGSRRLRIAKGSGNSVQEVNRLLKQYEMMKKMMKKIGGRKGRPSR from the coding sequence ATGTTTCAACAACTCGCCGGTCATTTCGAAGAACTCTTCAAGAAGCTGAAGGGCCATGGCAAGCTCACCGCGGAAAACATCGCCGAGACGTCGCGCGAGGTGCGGCGGATCTTGCTGGAGGCCGATGTTCATTTCCAAGTTGCCAGGAATTTCGTCGAAGCCGTCGAAAAGAAGGCGGTGGGCGCCGAGGTGCTGACCAGCATCACGCCGGCGCAGCAAATGATCAAAATTGTGCATGAGCAGCTCACCCTGCTGCTGGGCGGCAACGATACGCCCATGCGTGAGAGCAGCATTCCACCCACGGTGATCATGGTGGTGGGGCTGCAGGGCACCGGCAAAACCACGTTCTGTGGCAAGCTGGCGAAATTCCTGAAGGCGAAGGGGTGCCGGCCACTGCTGGTCGCTGCTGACTTGCAGCGGCCGGCGGCGATCGAGCAATTACGCCTCGTGGCAGAAGCCGCGGGCGCGGGCTTTTTCTCCCGGCCGAACTCCACCCCGCTGGAGGTCTGTAAAGCCGCCATCACCGAGGCGCGCCAGCGTCTGTTGGACATTGCGATTCTGGACACCGCCGGCCGGCTGCATGTCGATGACGAGCTGATGCAGGAGCTGGTGATCATCAAAAAGAATCTCAAGCCGCACGAGATTCTTTTCGTGGCCGACGGCATGACCGGCCAGGATGCGGTTAACACGGCGCAGGCATTCCTGCAGCGCCTGGATTTCACCGGAGTGGTGCTGACCAAAATGGACGGTGATGCGCGTGGCGGCGCTGCCCTCTCGATCAAGGCGATCACCAACAAGCCGATCAAGTTCATCAGCACCGGTGAGAAGCTCGACGCCCTGGAGAAATTTCACCCAGAGCGCATTGCTTCGCGTATCTTGGGCCGGGGTGACATCATCACCCTGGTGGAAAAGGCGCAGCAGGCGGTCGATCAGGAGAAAATGCGCAGGATGGAGGAGAAGCTGCGGCGCGCAGAGTTCACGCTGGAGGATTTCTACGACCAACTGCAGTCGATCAAAAAAATGGGCCCTTTGAGCCAGTTGGTGGGTATGATACCGGGCTTGGGGGGCAGGCTTCCCCGGGACATGGAAATCGATGACAAGGCCCTGGTGCGGGTGGAGGCCATCATTCAATCAATGACCCCGCAGGAACGTCAACGGCCGCAAATTTTGAACGGCAGCCGGCGGCTGCGCATCGCCAAGGGCAGCGGCAACAGTGTGCAGGAGGTCAATCGCCTGCTCAAGCAGTATGAGATGATGAAGAAGATGATGAAGAAGATCGGCGGGCGCAAAGGGCGGCCGTCACGCTGA
- the rho gene encoding transcription termination factor Rho, with amino-acid sequence MDIAELKAMKIAELNKVAQELNVQGAAGLKKSDLIFRILEEQTKKEGLIFADGVLEVLPDGYGFLRSPDYNYLPGPDDIYVSPSQIKRFGLRTGDTVSGQIRPPKENERFFALLKVEAVNFENPDVAKSKILFDNLTPLYPLKRIKLEHDPRDYASRVINLISPLGKGQRGLIVAQPKTGKTTILQKIANAISANHPEIKLIVLLIDERPEEVTDMERSVDAEVISSTFDEPPERHVQVADMVLEKAKRLVEYGQDVVILLDSITRLARAHNAIVPHSGKILSGGLDATALERPKRFFGAARNIEEGGSLSIIATALIDTGSRMDEVIFEEFKGTGNMELQLDRRLADRRIFPAIDINKSGTRKEELLLSEFELNRVYILRKFLSELSPVEAMEFLLERMKGTKSNEEFLQKMNS; translated from the coding sequence ATGGATATTGCTGAACTGAAAGCCATGAAAATCGCAGAGCTCAACAAAGTTGCACAGGAATTGAATGTGCAGGGCGCTGCGGGCTTGAAAAAATCCGATCTGATTTTTCGCATCCTCGAGGAGCAAACCAAGAAGGAAGGTTTGATCTTCGCCGACGGCGTGCTGGAAGTGCTGCCGGATGGATACGGCTTTCTGCGCTCACCGGACTATAATTACCTGCCCGGGCCGGATGACATTTACGTCTCCCCCAGCCAGATCAAGCGCTTTGGTCTGCGCACCGGCGATACGGTATCCGGGCAGATTCGGCCGCCCAAGGAAAACGAGCGCTTCTTCGCGCTGCTCAAAGTCGAGGCCGTCAACTTTGAAAACCCGGATGTTGCCAAAAGCAAAATCCTCTTCGACAACCTGACCCCGCTGTATCCCCTCAAACGCATCAAGCTGGAACACGACCCGCGCGATTATGCCTCGCGCGTCATCAATCTGATCAGCCCGCTGGGAAAAGGCCAGCGTGGCTTGATCGTGGCGCAACCCAAGACCGGCAAGACCACCATCCTGCAGAAGATTGCGAACGCCATCAGTGCCAATCACCCCGAGATCAAACTCATCGTCCTGCTTATCGATGAGCGCCCGGAGGAAGTCACCGACATGGAGCGCTCGGTGGATGCGGAGGTGATCAGCTCGACCTTCGACGAACCCCCGGAGCGGCATGTGCAGGTTGCTGACATGGTTTTGGAAAAGGCCAAGCGCCTGGTCGAATATGGCCAGGACGTTGTCATCTTGCTGGATTCGATCACACGGCTGGCGCGAGCCCACAATGCCATCGTGCCACACTCGGGCAAAATTCTCTCCGGTGGCCTCGACGCCACTGCCCTGGAGCGACCCAAACGTTTCTTTGGTGCCGCGCGCAACATCGAGGAAGGCGGCAGCTTGAGCATCATCGCCACTGCTTTGATCGACACCGGCAGCCGCATGGACGAGGTCATCTTCGAGGAGTTCAAAGGCACCGGCAACATGGAGCTGCAACTGGACCGACGCCTGGCTGACCGGCGAATTTTTCCGGCCATCGATATCAACAAATCGGGAACCCGCAAGGAAGAATTGCTGTTGAGTGAATTCGAACTCAACCGCGTCTACATCCTGCGAAAATTCCTCAGTGAGCTGTCTCCCGTCGAGGCCATGGAATTTCTGCTTGAACGCATGAAAGGCACAAAATCCAACGAAGAGTTTCTGCAGAAGATGAACTCCTGA